Proteins encoded by one window of Sus scrofa isolate TJ Tabasco breed Duroc chromosome 12, Sscrofa11.1, whole genome shotgun sequence:
- the UBALD2 gene encoding UBA-like domain-containing protein 2 isoform X1 — translation MSVNMDELRHQVMINQFVLAAGCAADQAKQLLQAAHWQFETALSTFFQETNIPNSHHHHQMMGTPSNTPATPPNFPDALAMFSKLRASEGLQNGSSPMTAVACSPPANFSPFWASSPPSHQAAWIPPSSPTAHSFHHLHHPQPTWPPGAQQAGPPQKAMAAVDGQR, via the exons ATGTCGGTGAACATGGATGAGCTGCGGCACCAGGTCATGATCAACCAGTTCGTGCTGGCCGCGGGCTGCGCGGCCGACCAGGCGAAGCAGCTGCTGCAGGCGGCGCACTGGCAGTTCGAG ACCGCCCTGAGCACGTTTTTCCAAGAAACCAACATTCCCaacagccaccaccaccaccagatg ATGGGCACCCCCAGCAACACACCGGCCACGCCGCCCAACTTCCCCGACGCCCTGGCTATGTTCTCCAAGCTCCGTGCCTCCGAGGGCCTGCAGAACGGCAGCAGCCCCATGACCGCCGTGGCCTGCTCCCCTCCTGCCAACTTCAGCCCCTTCTGGGCCTCGTCCCCGCCCAGCCACCAGGCCGCCTGGATCCCGCCCTCCTCCCCCACGGCCCACAGcttccaccacctccaccacccacAGCCCACGTGGCCGCCTGGAGCCCAGCAGGCGGGCCCCCCGCAGAAAGCCATGGCTGCGGTGGACGGCCAGAGATGA
- the UBALD2 gene encoding UBA-like domain-containing protein 2 isoform X2, with the protein MSVNMDELRHQVMINQFVLAAGCAADQAKQLLQAAHWQFETALSTFFQETNIPNSHHHHQMQMGTPSNTPATPPNFPDALAMFSKLRASEGLQNGSSPMTAVACSPPANFSPFWASSPPSHQAAWIPPSSPTAHSFHHLHHPQPTWPPGAQQAGPPQKAMAAVDGQR; encoded by the exons ATGTCGGTGAACATGGATGAGCTGCGGCACCAGGTCATGATCAACCAGTTCGTGCTGGCCGCGGGCTGCGCGGCCGACCAGGCGAAGCAGCTGCTGCAGGCGGCGCACTGGCAGTTCGAG ACCGCCCTGAGCACGTTTTTCCAAGAAACCAACATTCCCaacagccaccaccaccaccagatg CAGATGGGCACCCCCAGCAACACACCGGCCACGCCGCCCAACTTCCCCGACGCCCTGGCTATGTTCTCCAAGCTCCGTGCCTCCGAGGGCCTGCAGAACGGCAGCAGCCCCATGACCGCCGTGGCCTGCTCCCCTCCTGCCAACTTCAGCCCCTTCTGGGCCTCGTCCCCGCCCAGCCACCAGGCCGCCTGGATCCCGCCCTCCTCCCCCACGGCCCACAGcttccaccacctccaccacccacAGCCCACGTGGCCGCCTGGAGCCCAGCAGGCGGGCCCCCCGCAGAAAGCCATGGCTGCGGTGGACGGCCAGAGATGA